In Oreochromis niloticus isolate F11D_XX linkage group LG18, O_niloticus_UMD_NMBU, whole genome shotgun sequence, one genomic interval encodes:
- the LOC102080682 gene encoding polyhomeotic-like protein 3 isoform X3: MDRRSPGDRQADTSKTVTTAASSSVVTMATASSSAQPPSTSLSIIPPDSQAVQVIQHAMHRPQSMAAQYLHQMYAAQQQHFMLQTAALQQHQHPAHLQSLAAIQQASVCQRSPSSSTGSLVQAAGVSQNSITLPASPVTARLIGQTQTSTAGAATISQQAMLLGNRPASCNQAQMYLRTQMNLALRAHLPGALATAHSVILKPSTESQALPAAASLSKTPVCGLKSTQLTDGSTETAPSDAAPLVSGPQIITPAYPPVQTHTLVKQQLSCPVGQQVAHHQLIVQQATGGAPSSRQLQPIALRVAPRDTHSNPLPLSVKRLTASSTHSQLRNEPPALSSSSSPLVTSVLASSPQTSVPAAAVQPQPPPLVAAPQRRTSFPQSQQPPPPPPPLILPRLPQNPPASLHRVSLHSVRALAVQSGQVLLTERELPVAEALVQMPYQNLPPPQTVAVDLKVHPVKHNETPPLGQKCNVNSLSSEERKDPPSSEQDGTATPPKQNGSAVTGSSSITPSHSVIRSPQVEESSQLTTTDNSGNSGTNNPPPPPPSPLPPPLLPASARVPSQPPSAPASLPGSPKRSTHVLTHLVEGFVIKEGLEPFPVGRSSLLSEQQASLPEPQDVPTNGDAADDSPLDADQSDSSDSEMENDGPTGEVAELGDSVPDVLQCEYCGSSGYARTFLRSKRFCSMSCVRRFSVSCTKRITVLRAARLVHRPVGRRGRPPSRVNGASREHFVMQAHRSFGSKETQQGSPREEDEHHEEEEEEEEEEEEEPPIPMTTRLRKQAERAQERVREQRTLETIIVSDTEEDVGCPSQWNVEQVFSYVSTLPGGADVAEEFRSQEIDGQALLLLTEDHLVSTMNLKLGPALKLCAHINSLKDA; the protein is encoded by the exons ATGGACAGGCGGAGCCCAggagacagacaggcagacacCAGTAAGACAGTAACCACTGCAGCATCATCATCTGtcgtcaccatggcaacagccAGTTCCAGCGCCCAGCCGCCCTCTACCTCCCTCAGCATCATCCCACCAGACAGCCAAGCAGTCCAG GTGATCCAACATGCCATGCACAGACCTCAGAGCATGGCAGCCCAGTACCTGCATCAGATGTACGCAGCCCAGCAGCAGCACTTCATGCTGCAGACAGCAGCcctgcagcagcaccagcatCCCGCACATCTGCAGAGTCTGGCCGCCATCCAGCAG GCTTCAGTCTGTCAGAGGTCACCTTCTTCTTCTACGGGCAGtttggttcaggctgctggtgttTCCCAAAACTCA ATAACTTTACCAGCATCTCCAGTGACCGCAAGGCTGATTGGTCAAACTCAGACATCCACTGCCGGCGCAGCCACAATATCTCAGCAGGCCATGCTTCTAGGAAACAGACCTGCCAGCTGTAACCAAGCTCAGATGTACCTTCGAACTCAGATG AATCTGGCTCTGCGTGCCCATTTGCCGGGAGCTCTGGCTACAGCCCACAGCGTCATCTTAAAGCCTTCCACCGAGTCCCAGGCCCTGCCTGCAGCCGCCTCCTTGTCCAAGACTCCAGTCTGTGGGCTGAAGAGCACCCAACTGACTGATGGCTCAACAGAAACAGCGCCATCTGATGCCGCCCCGTTGGTGTCAGGACCCCAGATTATAACCCCAG CCTACCCTCCAGTGCAAACCCACACTCTAGTCAAGCAGCAGCTGTCCTGTCCAGTTGGCCAGCAGGTGGCGCACCACCAGCTCATCGTCCAGCAGGCCACAGGAGGGGCTCCCAGCAGCAGACAGTTGCAACCAATTGCCCTCAGAGTAGCACCCCGAGATACCCACTCCAATCCTCTTCCTCTGTCGGTTAAAAGACTAACCGCCTCCAGCACCCACTCACAACTACGAAACGAGCCCCCAGCtctgtcttcttcttcctccccaTTAGTCACCAGCGTGCTTGCATCATCACCTCAGACTTCAGTCCCAGCTGCTGCCGTTCAgcctcagccacctcctctgGTGGCTGCGCCACAGCGTCGGACCTCATTCCCACAGAGCCAGCAGCCTccacctccccctcctcctctgaTTCTCCCCAGGCTGCCCCAGAACCCCCCGGCCTCCCTTCACAGGGTGTCCCTGCACTCAGTCCGGGCTTTGGCTGTCCAATCAGGACAGGTACTGCTAACGGAACGGGAACTGCCTGTGGCGGAGGCTCTGGTCCAGATGCCCTACCAGAACCTGCCACCTCCTCAGACGGTGGCTGTTGATCTGAAAGTGCATCCAGTCAAACACAATGAAACTCCACCC TTGGGGCAAAAGTGCAACGTGAACAGTCTGAGCTCAGAGGAGAGGAAAGATCCTCCAAGTTCAGAACAAGACGGGACCGCTACACCACCCAAGCAAAATGGTTCAG CAGTGACGGGTTCATCCTCCATCACCCCCAGCCACTCGGTGATCAGGTCACCACAGGTGGAGGAGTCCTCCCAGCTCACGACCACTGACAATAGCGGCAACAGTGGCACCAACaaccctcctcctccaccaccttCTCCTTTacctcctcccctcctccctGCTTCAGCAAGAGTCCCCAGCCAGCCTCCTTCTGCCCCTGCCAGCCTTCCGGGAAGCCCCAAGAGGTCAACCCATGTCCTCACACACCTCGTGGAGGGCTTTGTCATCAAAGAGGGCCTGGAGCCGTTCCCG GTGGGTCGGTCATCACTGTTATCAGAGCAGCAGGCTTCCCTTCCAGAACCCCAGGACGTACCGACCAATGGGGACGCAGCAGACGACAGTCCTCTGGATGCTGACCAGTCAGATTCATCTGACTCTGAGATGGAAAATGATGGCCCTACAGGAGAAG TTGCAGAGCTCGGGGATAGTGTGCCAGACGTGTTGCAGTGTGAATACTGTGGAAGCAGCGGCTACGCTCGCACGTTTCTGCGCTCCAAACGCTTCTGCTCCATGTCGTGTGTCCGAag GTTCAGTGTGAGCTGCACCAAACGTATCACGGTGCTGCGTGCAGCTCGCCTGGTTCACAGGCCTGTGGGAAGGAGAGGACGACCCCCCAGCCGAGTCAACGGAGCCTCCAGAGAGCACTTCGTGATGCAG GCTCACAGGTCATTTGGCTCCAAAGAGACCCAACAGGGTTCACCGAGAGAGGAAGATGAGCAtcacgaggaggaggaggaggaggaggaggaagaggaggaagaaccTCCCATTCCCATGACGACCAGGCTTCGAAAACAGGCTGAGAGAGCCCAAGAGAGGGTGAGGGAGCAGAGGACCTTAGAAACAATCATCGTTTCAGACACAGAAGAAGATGTCGGCTGTCCGTCTCAGTGGAACGTGGAGCAAGTGTTTTCCTACGTCAGCACCCTCCCAG GTGGTGCTGATGTAGCCGAGGAGTTTCGCTCCCAGGAAATAGATGGGCAGGCTCTGCTGCTTCTCACAGAGGATCACCTGGTCAGCACCATGAACCTTAAACTGGGACCCGCACTGAAGCTTTGTGCGCACATCAACTCCCTCAAAGATGCATAA
- the LOC102080682 gene encoding polyhomeotic-like protein 3 isoform X1: protein MDRRSPGDRQADTSKTVTTAASSSVVTMATASSSAQPPSTSLSIIPPDSQAVQVIQHAMHRPQSMAAQYLHQMYAAQQQHFMLQTAALQQHQHPAHLQSLAAIQQASVCQRSPSSSTGSLVQAAGVSQNSITLPASPVTARLIGQTQTSTAGAATISQQAMLLGNRPASCNQAQMYLRTQMLILTPAATVAAIQSDLPTVTSCSSLPTSSQNLALRAHLPGALATAHSVILKPSTESQALPAAASLSKTPVCGLKSTQLTDGSTETAPSDAAPLVSGPQIITPAYPPVQTHTLVKQQLSCPVGQQVAHHQLIVQQATGGAPSSRQLQPIALRVAPRDTHSNPLPLSVKRLTASSTHSQLRNEPPALSSSSSPLVTSVLASSPQTSVPAAAVQPQPPPLVAAPQRRTSFPQSQQPPPPPPPLILPRLPQNPPASLHRVSLHSVRALAVQSGQVLLTERELPVAEALVQMPYQNLPPPQTVAVDLKVHPVKHNETPPLGQKCNVNSLSSEERKDPPSSEQDGTATPPKQNGSAVTGSSSITPSHSVIRSPQVEESSQLTTTDNSGNSGTNNPPPPPPSPLPPPLLPASARVPSQPPSAPASLPGSPKRSTHVLTHLVEGFVIKEGLEPFPVGRSSLLSEQQASLPEPQDVPTNGDAADDSPLDADQSDSSDSEMENDGPTGEVAELGDSVPDVLQCEYCGSSGYARTFLRSKRFCSMSCVRRFSVSCTKRITVLRAARLVHRPVGRRGRPPSRVNGASREHFVMQAHRSFGSKETQQGSPREEDEHHEEEEEEEEEEEEEPPIPMTTRLRKQAERAQERVREQRTLETIIVSDTEEDVGCPSQWNVEQVFSYVSTLPGGADVAEEFRSQEIDGQALLLLTEDHLVSTMNLKLGPALKLCAHINSLKDA, encoded by the exons ATGGACAGGCGGAGCCCAggagacagacaggcagacacCAGTAAGACAGTAACCACTGCAGCATCATCATCTGtcgtcaccatggcaacagccAGTTCCAGCGCCCAGCCGCCCTCTACCTCCCTCAGCATCATCCCACCAGACAGCCAAGCAGTCCAG GTGATCCAACATGCCATGCACAGACCTCAGAGCATGGCAGCCCAGTACCTGCATCAGATGTACGCAGCCCAGCAGCAGCACTTCATGCTGCAGACAGCAGCcctgcagcagcaccagcatCCCGCACATCTGCAGAGTCTGGCCGCCATCCAGCAG GCTTCAGTCTGTCAGAGGTCACCTTCTTCTTCTACGGGCAGtttggttcaggctgctggtgttTCCCAAAACTCA ATAACTTTACCAGCATCTCCAGTGACCGCAAGGCTGATTGGTCAAACTCAGACATCCACTGCCGGCGCAGCCACAATATCTCAGCAGGCCATGCTTCTAGGAAACAGACCTGCCAGCTGTAACCAAGCTCAGATGTACCTTCGAACTCAGATG CTGATTCTAACTCCTGCAGCCACAGTAGCTGCAATTCAGTCAGACCTCCCCACTGTGACCTCCTGCTCCTCATTACCTACCTCCTCTCAG AATCTGGCTCTGCGTGCCCATTTGCCGGGAGCTCTGGCTACAGCCCACAGCGTCATCTTAAAGCCTTCCACCGAGTCCCAGGCCCTGCCTGCAGCCGCCTCCTTGTCCAAGACTCCAGTCTGTGGGCTGAAGAGCACCCAACTGACTGATGGCTCAACAGAAACAGCGCCATCTGATGCCGCCCCGTTGGTGTCAGGACCCCAGATTATAACCCCAG CCTACCCTCCAGTGCAAACCCACACTCTAGTCAAGCAGCAGCTGTCCTGTCCAGTTGGCCAGCAGGTGGCGCACCACCAGCTCATCGTCCAGCAGGCCACAGGAGGGGCTCCCAGCAGCAGACAGTTGCAACCAATTGCCCTCAGAGTAGCACCCCGAGATACCCACTCCAATCCTCTTCCTCTGTCGGTTAAAAGACTAACCGCCTCCAGCACCCACTCACAACTACGAAACGAGCCCCCAGCtctgtcttcttcttcctccccaTTAGTCACCAGCGTGCTTGCATCATCACCTCAGACTTCAGTCCCAGCTGCTGCCGTTCAgcctcagccacctcctctgGTGGCTGCGCCACAGCGTCGGACCTCATTCCCACAGAGCCAGCAGCCTccacctccccctcctcctctgaTTCTCCCCAGGCTGCCCCAGAACCCCCCGGCCTCCCTTCACAGGGTGTCCCTGCACTCAGTCCGGGCTTTGGCTGTCCAATCAGGACAGGTACTGCTAACGGAACGGGAACTGCCTGTGGCGGAGGCTCTGGTCCAGATGCCCTACCAGAACCTGCCACCTCCTCAGACGGTGGCTGTTGATCTGAAAGTGCATCCAGTCAAACACAATGAAACTCCACCC TTGGGGCAAAAGTGCAACGTGAACAGTCTGAGCTCAGAGGAGAGGAAAGATCCTCCAAGTTCAGAACAAGACGGGACCGCTACACCACCCAAGCAAAATGGTTCAG CAGTGACGGGTTCATCCTCCATCACCCCCAGCCACTCGGTGATCAGGTCACCACAGGTGGAGGAGTCCTCCCAGCTCACGACCACTGACAATAGCGGCAACAGTGGCACCAACaaccctcctcctccaccaccttCTCCTTTacctcctcccctcctccctGCTTCAGCAAGAGTCCCCAGCCAGCCTCCTTCTGCCCCTGCCAGCCTTCCGGGAAGCCCCAAGAGGTCAACCCATGTCCTCACACACCTCGTGGAGGGCTTTGTCATCAAAGAGGGCCTGGAGCCGTTCCCG GTGGGTCGGTCATCACTGTTATCAGAGCAGCAGGCTTCCCTTCCAGAACCCCAGGACGTACCGACCAATGGGGACGCAGCAGACGACAGTCCTCTGGATGCTGACCAGTCAGATTCATCTGACTCTGAGATGGAAAATGATGGCCCTACAGGAGAAG TTGCAGAGCTCGGGGATAGTGTGCCAGACGTGTTGCAGTGTGAATACTGTGGAAGCAGCGGCTACGCTCGCACGTTTCTGCGCTCCAAACGCTTCTGCTCCATGTCGTGTGTCCGAag GTTCAGTGTGAGCTGCACCAAACGTATCACGGTGCTGCGTGCAGCTCGCCTGGTTCACAGGCCTGTGGGAAGGAGAGGACGACCCCCCAGCCGAGTCAACGGAGCCTCCAGAGAGCACTTCGTGATGCAG GCTCACAGGTCATTTGGCTCCAAAGAGACCCAACAGGGTTCACCGAGAGAGGAAGATGAGCAtcacgaggaggaggaggaggaggaggaggaagaggaggaagaaccTCCCATTCCCATGACGACCAGGCTTCGAAAACAGGCTGAGAGAGCCCAAGAGAGGGTGAGGGAGCAGAGGACCTTAGAAACAATCATCGTTTCAGACACAGAAGAAGATGTCGGCTGTCCGTCTCAGTGGAACGTGGAGCAAGTGTTTTCCTACGTCAGCACCCTCCCAG GTGGTGCTGATGTAGCCGAGGAGTTTCGCTCCCAGGAAATAGATGGGCAGGCTCTGCTGCTTCTCACAGAGGATCACCTGGTCAGCACCATGAACCTTAAACTGGGACCCGCACTGAAGCTTTGTGCGCACATCAACTCCCTCAAAGATGCATAA
- the LOC102080682 gene encoding polyhomeotic-like protein 3 isoform X2 — protein MDRRSPGDRQADTSKTVTTAASSSVVTMATASSSAQPPSTSLSIIPPDSQAVQVIQHAMHRPQSMAAQYLHQMYAAQQQHFMLQTAALQQHQHPAHLQSLAAIQQASVCQRSPSSSTGSLVQAAGVSQNSITLPASPVTARLIGQTQTSTAGAATISQQAMLLGNRPASCNQAQMYLRTQMLILTPAATVAAIQSDLPTVTSCSSLPTSSQNLALRAHLPGALATAHSVILKPSTESQALPAAASLSKTPVCGLKSTQLTDGSTETAPSDAAPLVSGPQIITPAYPPVQTHTLVKQQLSCPVGQQVAHHQLIVQQATGGAPSSRQLQPIALRVAPRDTHSNPLPLSVKRLTASSTHSQLRNEPPALSSSSSPLVTSVLASSPQTSVPAAAVQPQPPPLVAAPQRRTSFPQSQQPPPPPPPLILPRLPQNPPASLHRVSLHSVRALAVQSGQVLLTERELPVAEALVQMPYQNLPPPQTVAVDLKVHPVKHNETPPLGQKCNVNSLSSEERKDPPSSEQDGTATPPKQNGSAVTGSSSITPSHSVIRSPQVEESSQLTTTDNSGNSGTNNPPPPPPSPLPPPLLPASARVPSQPPSAPASLPGSPKRSTHVLTHLVEGFVIKEGLEPFPVGRSSLLSEQQASLPEPQDVPTNGDAADDSPLDADQSDSSDSEMENDGPTGEELGDSVPDVLQCEYCGSSGYARTFLRSKRFCSMSCVRRFSVSCTKRITVLRAARLVHRPVGRRGRPPSRVNGASREHFVMQAHRSFGSKETQQGSPREEDEHHEEEEEEEEEEEEEPPIPMTTRLRKQAERAQERVREQRTLETIIVSDTEEDVGCPSQWNVEQVFSYVSTLPGGADVAEEFRSQEIDGQALLLLTEDHLVSTMNLKLGPALKLCAHINSLKDA, from the exons ATGGACAGGCGGAGCCCAggagacagacaggcagacacCAGTAAGACAGTAACCACTGCAGCATCATCATCTGtcgtcaccatggcaacagccAGTTCCAGCGCCCAGCCGCCCTCTACCTCCCTCAGCATCATCCCACCAGACAGCCAAGCAGTCCAG GTGATCCAACATGCCATGCACAGACCTCAGAGCATGGCAGCCCAGTACCTGCATCAGATGTACGCAGCCCAGCAGCAGCACTTCATGCTGCAGACAGCAGCcctgcagcagcaccagcatCCCGCACATCTGCAGAGTCTGGCCGCCATCCAGCAG GCTTCAGTCTGTCAGAGGTCACCTTCTTCTTCTACGGGCAGtttggttcaggctgctggtgttTCCCAAAACTCA ATAACTTTACCAGCATCTCCAGTGACCGCAAGGCTGATTGGTCAAACTCAGACATCCACTGCCGGCGCAGCCACAATATCTCAGCAGGCCATGCTTCTAGGAAACAGACCTGCCAGCTGTAACCAAGCTCAGATGTACCTTCGAACTCAGATG CTGATTCTAACTCCTGCAGCCACAGTAGCTGCAATTCAGTCAGACCTCCCCACTGTGACCTCCTGCTCCTCATTACCTACCTCCTCTCAG AATCTGGCTCTGCGTGCCCATTTGCCGGGAGCTCTGGCTACAGCCCACAGCGTCATCTTAAAGCCTTCCACCGAGTCCCAGGCCCTGCCTGCAGCCGCCTCCTTGTCCAAGACTCCAGTCTGTGGGCTGAAGAGCACCCAACTGACTGATGGCTCAACAGAAACAGCGCCATCTGATGCCGCCCCGTTGGTGTCAGGACCCCAGATTATAACCCCAG CCTACCCTCCAGTGCAAACCCACACTCTAGTCAAGCAGCAGCTGTCCTGTCCAGTTGGCCAGCAGGTGGCGCACCACCAGCTCATCGTCCAGCAGGCCACAGGAGGGGCTCCCAGCAGCAGACAGTTGCAACCAATTGCCCTCAGAGTAGCACCCCGAGATACCCACTCCAATCCTCTTCCTCTGTCGGTTAAAAGACTAACCGCCTCCAGCACCCACTCACAACTACGAAACGAGCCCCCAGCtctgtcttcttcttcctccccaTTAGTCACCAGCGTGCTTGCATCATCACCTCAGACTTCAGTCCCAGCTGCTGCCGTTCAgcctcagccacctcctctgGTGGCTGCGCCACAGCGTCGGACCTCATTCCCACAGAGCCAGCAGCCTccacctccccctcctcctctgaTTCTCCCCAGGCTGCCCCAGAACCCCCCGGCCTCCCTTCACAGGGTGTCCCTGCACTCAGTCCGGGCTTTGGCTGTCCAATCAGGACAGGTACTGCTAACGGAACGGGAACTGCCTGTGGCGGAGGCTCTGGTCCAGATGCCCTACCAGAACCTGCCACCTCCTCAGACGGTGGCTGTTGATCTGAAAGTGCATCCAGTCAAACACAATGAAACTCCACCC TTGGGGCAAAAGTGCAACGTGAACAGTCTGAGCTCAGAGGAGAGGAAAGATCCTCCAAGTTCAGAACAAGACGGGACCGCTACACCACCCAAGCAAAATGGTTCAG CAGTGACGGGTTCATCCTCCATCACCCCCAGCCACTCGGTGATCAGGTCACCACAGGTGGAGGAGTCCTCCCAGCTCACGACCACTGACAATAGCGGCAACAGTGGCACCAACaaccctcctcctccaccaccttCTCCTTTacctcctcccctcctccctGCTTCAGCAAGAGTCCCCAGCCAGCCTCCTTCTGCCCCTGCCAGCCTTCCGGGAAGCCCCAAGAGGTCAACCCATGTCCTCACACACCTCGTGGAGGGCTTTGTCATCAAAGAGGGCCTGGAGCCGTTCCCG GTGGGTCGGTCATCACTGTTATCAGAGCAGCAGGCTTCCCTTCCAGAACCCCAGGACGTACCGACCAATGGGGACGCAGCAGACGACAGTCCTCTGGATGCTGACCAGTCAGATTCATCTGACTCTGAGATGGAAAATGATGGCCCTACAGGAGAAG AGCTCGGGGATAGTGTGCCAGACGTGTTGCAGTGTGAATACTGTGGAAGCAGCGGCTACGCTCGCACGTTTCTGCGCTCCAAACGCTTCTGCTCCATGTCGTGTGTCCGAag GTTCAGTGTGAGCTGCACCAAACGTATCACGGTGCTGCGTGCAGCTCGCCTGGTTCACAGGCCTGTGGGAAGGAGAGGACGACCCCCCAGCCGAGTCAACGGAGCCTCCAGAGAGCACTTCGTGATGCAG GCTCACAGGTCATTTGGCTCCAAAGAGACCCAACAGGGTTCACCGAGAGAGGAAGATGAGCAtcacgaggaggaggaggaggaggaggaggaagaggaggaagaaccTCCCATTCCCATGACGACCAGGCTTCGAAAACAGGCTGAGAGAGCCCAAGAGAGGGTGAGGGAGCAGAGGACCTTAGAAACAATCATCGTTTCAGACACAGAAGAAGATGTCGGCTGTCCGTCTCAGTGGAACGTGGAGCAAGTGTTTTCCTACGTCAGCACCCTCCCAG GTGGTGCTGATGTAGCCGAGGAGTTTCGCTCCCAGGAAATAGATGGGCAGGCTCTGCTGCTTCTCACAGAGGATCACCTGGTCAGCACCATGAACCTTAAACTGGGACCCGCACTGAAGCTTTGTGCGCACATCAACTCCCTCAAAGATGCATAA